The Aedes albopictus strain Foshan chromosome 1, AalbF5, whole genome shotgun sequence genomic interval CCGCGGCATGCTTGGATGAAGAACAACTTCGGCTTTCCGGCCATCGAGTTCAGCGACGTCGGGgtgaagttctccaagaatttgtaCAAATTGTACGAATCGTCTTGGGCCATCAACTTGTCTCCCTCCTCGCCGTGCGTCAGTATGAACACCATCAAACAATCCGCTTGCTTCAGATCTTTGTCATATTCCACTACAAATATAAATAACATGCGCAATGTACCACAACAATTGCGAAATTCTCTTTCATACGATTACTCACGCTTAACGGCAATGCGATTGATTTCGCTGTAGCTGTAGTCTTCGTACACTTCTATATCTTCCTGCGAAAATCCCAATCGTGGCAACACCTTGTACAGTCGATCAACGTCTCGATTCGTTCCAACCCGTTCGTCGTAACTGGGGTCTTCAAATTTGACGTGGTTGAAGATCAGCACCCTCCCACGTTTGGATCCGTTCATCGAGTAGGCCTTGGCGGTCGGACCGTTCGGTGTGTACAGATAACCGGATCCTTTCCGCTTTGGGACTTCTTCGAGCGTCTCTTCGATGGGTTTAGCGTCTTCACTTTCACTGTCAGACTGCTGGAGATTTCCTTTGGCATCCACGCGATCGGGTTTTGGACCGGCCCCCACGCTGCCGGTCACGTCCATCACGGTAGTTTGCTGAGTCTGACTGGCAACCAACAACGGATTGATTGAACTTCAGATTGCGACGACCAGTGACGGCTAAGGGTACCTCTCGACTGATATCAACTGTATAACATTGAACTTCTGTGTGCGGGAGAAGATCCGCCAGCAGTTATCAATTGGAATCGTTATCGACTTGGGTTTTCGACCTGATAAGGTGATAACAAAGAACGCAGGTGGGGGGTTTATATCTTTCTTATGCCAAGGAGTACCTTGTGATGCTATATAGGCAAATTCTAGAACAACAACAGAAAATGTACTATCACATCAAGTACCGttttaccccgctaatacgacaagTTGTCATCTCAACTGCCATGCGCTTGATAATTTAGGAACTGtatttttgtttttgctttgacgtttggatttattttttaatatttttttatattttgagaaattttacatTAATGTTAGTTCTTTACACTTTTCTGCATTATCTgagattcctaaatgaattccttctAACATTCCTGTTGGAGTCGAAGCAATCTGCGATTGACTGGACCATTTGTAGTATGCCATGATATTTAGTTGTTTAATAAATTTGTCATTCCACAATCGTTACTCAACCTATCAAGACGTCTTTCAATTCCGATAGGTTATGAGCCCAGCGAAACGGGACATAGCCAGaagattttcaagcagttttaTTTCAaccgaagattttctgaagaagtagTTCTGAAGCTCTTACCACGATGGCCAACAACGGAGGCGGAGAAGCTGGAAGCGGAACGGGATCGGGATCAAGCGTAGCGGCTTTGGATCGCCGGGTCGTGCGGACCGCCGGAGCCGGAAGCAGTGTTGCCTTGACGTTGGAGAAGCTCAAGGGAAGAGAGAACTACGTGACGTGGGCGTTCTCGATGAAGATGACCCTCATCCGGGAAGGCACGTGGAGCGCGGTGGAGCCGCGACAAGGTGAATTCGTTGATGAAGACACGAAGCAGCGGGCGTTGGCCACCATCTGTCTTAGCTTGGAGAAGACCAACTACAGCTTGGTGATGACCGCAAAGGACGCAAGGGAAGCTTGGGACCAGCTCAAGAAAGCTTTTCAAGATGACGGAGTCTACCGGCGGATCAGTTTGCTACAACAGCTTACTTCGATTcggttggaaaattttcaaacaaccgAAGCGTACGTGGATGCCATGGTAACGACGAGCCACAAACTGGCGGAGATGAATTTTGCCGTTAGCGACGAGTGGATGGCATCGTTGCTGCTGATGGGACTGCCGAAATACTATGCTCCCATGGTGATGGGTTTGGAAGCATCGGGTCAAGCTTTGTCGGCCGATGCTGTCAAGTCCAAGATCCTCCAGGACGTGAAGCCGAAGCAAGGACCAAGGAGCAGCCACGAAGAAGGTGCGTTCTACAGCGACGAGCAACACCAAAGGCGCCGTAGGGGCGGCGGTACGAGCAAGGGTAAGGACGATTGCTGTTTCACCTGCAATAAACCTGGCCATTATGCTGCGAATTGCCCGGACAAGCCAGGATCGTCGAAGCGCAACAAGGGACGCGCAATGTGTGCAGTTTTTGCCATCGGCGACGTGCAGCAAGAGCTGGCGTTTCAAATCGGGATGGCGAACAACGGAATCATGCGGTCGCAAGCAAGAGGTACGGTCAACTTGGACTGCGTTGAAGGTGACGTGGCCTTGCAAGAGGTACTGGAAGTTCCAGACTTGGCGGCAAACCTGTTATCCGTGAGTAAAATTTGTGCCAAGGGATTCGAAGTGCTTTTCACGAAGCAAGGATGCCAAGTTCTAACCCAGGACGGAGAAGTTTTCGCATCGGGGATTGCGGAACGAGGATTGTACCGGCTCAACCGGCGCGAGGTCAACCGAGCGTACACGGCTGCAGACATGACCATGTGGCACAGGCGACTGGGGCACCTTAACAAGCAAGGTTTGCAGAAGCTCCAAAGGATGGCGGACGGAATCCAATTTAAGAATTCCGATAACCTGGAATGTGTTGCCTGTATCCAAGGTAAGCATTCACGAGATTCGTTTCCTTCTAGCGAGAGTCGGGCGAAAGAGAAGCTAGAGATTGAGCACACGGATCTGTGCGGGCCGTTTGAAGTACCCTCGATCGGCGGCAGCCGATACTTCATGAGTTTCATCGACGATGCGACGGGAAAGGTGATGATCTACACGCTCGAGACGAAGGACCAAGCCCTCGAAGCATATGAAGAGTTCAAGGCTATGGCGGAGCGCCAGACGGGCAACAAGCTGAAAGTCCTACGCAGCGACAACGGTCGCGAGTACGTGAATTCAAGATTCAAGGCAAGCATGGCTCGTGACGGGGTGCGACACCAGAAGACTTGCCCCTACACTCCCGAGCAAAACGGAATAGCCGAGCGGATGAACCGTACCATACTGGACAGAGTGAGGAGCATGCTGAACGATGCGAATCTGCCCAAACGGTTCTGGGCGGAGGCGGTGAACACGGCGGTTTACCTCATCAACCGTAGCCCAACACGAGCGCTGGCGGGAGAAATGACACCAGAAGAAGCGTGGACGGGCAAGAAGCCACATCTGGGCCATTTGAAGACATTCGGTGCAACAGCGATGGTCCATCAACCGAAACAGAAGCGGAGGAAGCTAGACGCGAAATCCATCAAGTGTGTCTTTATGGGCTATGCTGAAGATACCAAAAGCTTCCGGGTATACGATCCGGAGAGGGACAGCATTGTCATCAGTCGTGACGTAATTATCGTGAATGAAGAACGCAGCGAGTTCGGAGCACAGAAGGATCCAGTCGAGTTCATCGAGATTGAATTTCCGGAATGGATCGAAGAAGCACCAGTGAGGGTGCCAGATCGCCGTCTGGATGAACCGGTACCGTACAAAGAAGCCATCGGAAGTTTGACGTACCTGTCCCAAATTTCAAGA includes:
- the LOC109428408 gene encoding caspase-1; this encodes MDVTGSVGAGPKPDRVDAKGNLQQSDSESEDAKPIEETLEEVPKRKGSGYLYTPNGPTAKAYSMNGSKRGRVLIFNHVKFEDPSYDERVGTNRDVDRLYKVLPRLGFSQEDIEVYEDYSYSEINRIAVKLEYDKDLKQADCLMVFILTHGEEGDKLMAQDDSYNLYKFLENFTPTSLNSMAGKPKLFFIQACRGSKLDRGVQLRAQLIQADCIKDFTDSQSETYTYPEFADLLIVMSSHHGHYSFRNETGSWLIQELCNVIESCEPLETISIYDILTETNDAVSKRISNADGEKDKKKQIPSFYSTLTKKLYFGPLE